In Moorella sp. Hama-1, a single genomic region encodes these proteins:
- a CDS encoding ferritin-like domain-containing protein has product MFRASEVFAFARAIEQNGRAFYQAMAAGARDNQVQQLFQRLAREEAQHILDFERLAARVAAYDPPETYPGEYAEYMQALVDNNVFPRELDPGELARQISNDQDALKLAMGFEKDSLLFFGGLKNLVPDVEAAQVDELLRQERRHLCELHSALQDWVKRC; this is encoded by the coding sequence ATGTTTCGTGCCAGTGAGGTTTTTGCATTTGCCCGGGCCATCGAGCAAAACGGGCGCGCCTTTTACCAGGCCATGGCCGCCGGCGCCCGGGATAACCAGGTGCAGCAGCTCTTTCAACGCCTGGCCCGGGAAGAAGCGCAACACATCCTGGATTTTGAACGCCTGGCCGCCAGGGTAGCGGCCTATGACCCGCCGGAGACTTATCCCGGGGAATACGCTGAATATATGCAAGCCCTGGTAGATAATAACGTCTTTCCCCGGGAGCTGGACCCCGGGGAGCTGGCCCGGCAAATCAGCAACGATCAAGACGCCCTGAAGCTGGCCATGGGTTTTGAAAAGGATTCGCTGCTGTTTTTCGGCGGATTAAAGAACCTGGTACCGGATGTGGAAGCAGCCCAGGTGGATGAATTGCTGCGCCAGGAAAGGCGCCACCTGTGCGAACTGCATAGCGCTTTACAGGATTGGGTGAAGCGGTGTTAG
- a CDS encoding DUF1659 domain-containing protein produces the protein MPVVNTPVASSLQLRVQTGTDASGQPLYRVRTYNSVKPAATDQDVYDVAQSLGGLQVHPVSTISRTNEGDLSASA, from the coding sequence ATGCCAGTCGTCAATACTCCGGTGGCTTCCAGCCTGCAGCTGCGGGTCCAGACCGGTACCGACGCGAGTGGCCAGCCCCTTTACCGGGTGCGGACCTACAATAGCGTTAAACCGGCTGCTACCGACCAGGACGTCTACGATGTCGCCCAGTCTTTGGGCGGGTTGCAGGTCCACCCTGTCAGCACCATCAGCCGTACCAACGAAGGCGACCTGAGCGCCAGCGCCTAG
- a CDS encoding YvrJ family protein has translation MENFWVQIGNYGFPMVIAFFLLIRIEKKLDDLTVAINDLARTLDKGT, from the coding sequence ATGGAAAACTTCTGGGTCCAGATCGGCAATTATGGGTTCCCTATGGTTATTGCTTTCTTCCTTTTAATTAGAATCGAAAAAAAGCTTGACGACCTGACGGTGGCCATCAATGATCTCGCCCGGACCCTGGATAAGGGTACCTGA
- a CDS encoding potassium channel family protein, with protein MRVVVVGGGKVGFQVARQCAAWGCDVVLVENDQEKGEKIKKELGLQVVIGDGTRAHFLKKAGAEEADIVVAVTDDDQDNLVICQLAERQFKAKRTLALVNNPGNEKLFRWLGVNQVIGPASLILGLIQERVDMDATAAMWMQGIKDLKMIQFKLGPDAPVRGKKIKTIPFPNECILVTVVREDSAIVPCGNTVLEEGDLVFALANPAVQAELEYILTGKSDV; from the coding sequence ATGAGGGTCGTAGTTGTAGGTGGCGGCAAAGTAGGTTTCCAGGTGGCCAGGCAGTGCGCTGCCTGGGGATGCGACGTCGTCCTGGTGGAGAATGATCAGGAAAAGGGTGAGAAAATAAAGAAGGAACTCGGCCTGCAGGTGGTCATCGGCGATGGCACCAGGGCTCACTTTCTCAAAAAAGCCGGCGCCGAAGAAGCCGATATCGTTGTCGCCGTAACTGATGACGACCAGGACAACCTGGTTATCTGCCAGCTGGCCGAACGCCAGTTTAAGGCCAAACGTACCCTGGCCCTGGTCAATAACCCGGGTAATGAGAAGCTCTTCCGCTGGCTGGGTGTCAACCAGGTCATCGGCCCCGCCTCCCTCATCCTGGGGCTCATCCAGGAAAGGGTGGACATGGACGCTACGGCTGCCATGTGGATGCAGGGGATTAAGGATCTGAAGATGATCCAGTTCAAGCTCGGTCCCGACGCTCCCGTCCGGGGGAAAAAGATTAAGACTATCCCCTTCCCGAACGAGTGTATCCTGGTGACGGTTGTCCGGGAAGACTCGGCCATAGTCCCCTGCGGTAATACCGTCCTGGAGGAAGGGGATCTGGTCTTCGCCCTGGCCAACCCGGCCGTCCAGGCAGAACTGGAGTATATCCTGACGGGAAAAAGCGACGTTTAA
- a CDS encoding flavodoxin family protein — translation MLVLGIAGSPRRQGNSELLLDAALAGAAEQGATTTKIIVTSLQINPCRGCDYCRRGHCVQRDDMDSLATLFAGAGALIIASPIFFYGVTAQLKALIDRCQVFWNRRYRLGKPVEWAGGTGRGALIAVGATRGDKLFLGSILTVKYALKALNLDYSRELLVRGVDEPGAIRQHPEQLEAALQLGRDLVAT, via the coding sequence GTGTTAGTACTGGGTATTGCCGGCAGCCCCCGGCGCCAGGGGAATAGCGAACTGCTCCTGGACGCCGCCCTGGCAGGGGCGGCGGAGCAGGGGGCGACAACAACAAAGATTATCGTGACCAGCCTGCAGATTAATCCCTGCCGCGGTTGCGATTACTGCCGCCGTGGCCATTGTGTCCAGCGCGATGACATGGATTCCCTGGCTACCCTCTTTGCCGGGGCGGGAGCCCTGATTATCGCTTCACCCATCTTCTTTTACGGGGTAACAGCCCAGTTGAAGGCTTTGATCGATCGTTGCCAGGTGTTCTGGAATCGCCGTTACCGGTTGGGCAAGCCAGTTGAGTGGGCCGGGGGCACCGGCCGGGGTGCCCTGATTGCCGTGGGCGCCACCCGGGGCGATAAGCTCTTCCTGGGTTCAATTCTAACAGTTAAGTACGCCCTTAAGGCCCTGAACCTGGACTATAGCCGGGAGCTACTGGTACGCGGCGTTGACGAGCCGGGCGCCATCCGTCAACACCCGGAACAGCTGGAAGCCGCTTTGCAGCTGGGCCGGGACCTGGTTGCAACTTAA
- a CDS encoding DUF2922 domain-containing protein codes for MPTKRLELIFQNAAGRRTTMAVQDPRENLTEADVRAAMELILARNIFTSPGGDLKAIVGARIVTRDVTDIIAS; via the coding sequence ATGCCGACCAAACGCCTGGAACTGATCTTTCAGAATGCTGCCGGTCGCCGTACCACCATGGCCGTCCAGGATCCCCGGGAAAATCTCACGGAGGCCGATGTCCGGGCTGCCATGGAACTGATCCTGGCCAGGAACATCTTTACCTCGCCGGGCGGTGATCTCAAGGCCATCGTTGGAGCCCGGATTGTCACCAGGGATGTGACCGATATTATCGCATCTTAA
- a CDS encoding rubredoxin-like domain-containing protein, which produces MHKWRCSACGYTLEGEIPPDKCPACQSVCSFVDANCYIPDCGGGSV; this is translated from the coding sequence ATGCATAAATGGCGTTGTTCCGCTTGCGGCTATACCTTGGAAGGGGAGATTCCTCCGGACAAATGTCCCGCCTGCCAGTCGGTATGCAGCTTTGTTGATGCCAATTGCTACATTCCCGACTGTGGGGGCGGGAGTGTATAA
- a CDS encoding PaaI family thioesterase, with amino-acid sequence MEGDFSWPGGVAPDKWRSFVLPENPLAKFLGIKITGIEPGRSVVELKVLPRHLNPWQTLHGGVYAALADLAMGTAVRTTGKKAVTLNLQVGYLRPVKAGQVVTCRGMVIHNGDAVVVTEARMAVAERPVATAGGIFYVQERFMACVPGA; translated from the coding sequence ATGGAAGGGGATTTTTCCTGGCCCGGTGGTGTAGCACCGGACAAGTGGCGCTCTTTTGTATTACCTGAGAATCCCCTGGCCAAATTCCTGGGAATCAAGATCACCGGGATAGAGCCGGGCCGGAGCGTGGTAGAGTTAAAGGTGTTGCCCAGGCATCTAAATCCCTGGCAAACCCTCCATGGCGGTGTCTACGCAGCCCTGGCCGATCTGGCCATGGGTACTGCTGTACGGACTACCGGCAAAAAAGCGGTAACCCTGAACCTGCAGGTGGGTTATCTGCGGCCGGTAAAAGCGGGCCAGGTGGTTACCTGCCGGGGGATGGTCATCCATAACGGTGATGCAGTAGTTGTTACTGAAGCCAGGATGGCGGTGGCTGAACGGCCGGTGGCTACCGCAGGCGGTATATTCTACGTCCAGGAAAGATTTATGGCCTGCGTCCCCGGGGCCTGA
- a CDS encoding desulfoferrodoxin, whose translation MTAIGQVYKCSVCGNIVTVLHPGTGALVCCGKPMVLQGENTVDASQEKHVPVVAKVDGGFKVTVGSIPHPMEEKHYIEWIELQAGGQVLRQHLEPGDAPEAVFCTTAGHATARAYCNLHGNWQSV comes from the coding sequence ATGACGGCAATTGGTCAGGTTTACAAGTGCAGTGTTTGTGGCAATATCGTTACCGTCCTGCATCCCGGCACCGGGGCCCTGGTTTGCTGCGGCAAGCCCATGGTCCTGCAGGGTGAAAACACGGTCGACGCCAGCCAGGAAAAGCATGTCCCCGTGGTGGCCAAAGTGGATGGCGGTTTTAAAGTAACCGTCGGCAGCATCCCCCATCCCATGGAAGAAAAACACTATATTGAGTGGATCGAACTCCAGGCCGGCGGTCAGGTCCTGCGCCAGCACCTGGAACCTGGTGACGCTCCCGAGGCGGTATTCTGCACTACGGCCGGCCACGCCACGGCCCGCGCCTACTGCAATCTCCACGGCAACTGGCAGTCCGTATAG
- the rd gene encoding rubredoxin — MEKYTCTVCGYVYDPEEGDPDNGIAPGTPFSELPDDWVCPLCSAGKEAFEPEE, encoded by the coding sequence ATGGAAAAATACACCTGCACGGTCTGCGGTTATGTCTATGACCCGGAGGAAGGCGACCCCGACAACGGCATCGCCCCGGGAACACCCTTTAGCGAGCTGCCGGATGACTGGGTTTGCCCGCTATGCAGCGCCGGCAAGGAAGCCTTCGAACCGGAGGAGTAA